A single window of Sporosarcina sp. FSL W7-1349 DNA harbors:
- a CDS encoding SDR family NAD(P)-dependent oxidoreductase yields MGKLMQDKVGIVTAAGNGIGRASALAFAEEGAKLVVSDINEEDGMETVRQIEANGGDAIFVYCNVAEEQQVIDLVKRTVSHYGRLDWAHNNAGIGAPTKPIAETETADWDRCVQITQTSLYFSLKHQIPAMLESGGGAIVNTASTSGLLGSENLATYSAAKWAVNGLTKSVALEYGKQGIRVNSICPGMTLTASVEAWSKEVPEQAKYVENDIPLGRMARPEEQAQAAVFLCSDKASYITGVNLAVDGGQTAK; encoded by the coding sequence ATGGGTAAATTGATGCAGGATAAAGTCGGGATTGTCACAGCCGCGGGAAATGGAATCGGCCGGGCGAGTGCGCTTGCGTTCGCAGAAGAAGGGGCAAAGCTCGTTGTGTCGGATATCAATGAAGAGGACGGCATGGAAACCGTACGCCAAATCGAAGCGAATGGCGGGGACGCGATTTTTGTTTACTGTAATGTGGCGGAGGAACAGCAAGTCATCGATCTGGTGAAACGGACAGTGTCCCATTATGGTCGCTTGGATTGGGCTCATAACAACGCGGGAATCGGTGCTCCTACGAAACCGATTGCGGAGACCGAGACGGCGGACTGGGATCGTTGTGTCCAGATTACACAGACGAGCCTTTATTTTTCATTGAAACATCAGATTCCCGCCATGCTGGAATCTGGTGGCGGAGCGATTGTCAATACGGCGTCCACATCCGGCTTGCTCGGATCGGAAAATTTGGCGACCTACAGTGCGGCAAAATGGGCTGTTAACGGGTTGACCAAGTCCGTCGCGCTGGAATACGGAAAACAGGGAATCCGTGTAAATTCCATCTGTCCCGGCATGACGTTAACGGCTTCCGTGGAAGCGTGGTCAAAGGAAGTGCCCGAACAGGCCAAATACGTGGAAAACGACATTCCCCTCGGACGGATGGCTCGCCCGGAAGAACAGGCACAAGCCGCAGTTTTTCTTTGTTCGGACAAGGCTTCTTACATTACGGGCGTCAATCTGGCCGTGGACGGCGGGCAAACGGCGAAGTAA